From a single Raphanus sativus cultivar WK10039 chromosome 3, ASM80110v3, whole genome shotgun sequence genomic region:
- the LOC108846261 gene encoding early nodulin-like protein 20 yields MGLRTIWTLLMMMMMMMVMIVIEVESSLHRVGGGKYNWKPDVNFSDWANHQRFYSGDWLYFGFDRTRHNILQVNKSSYEQCIDNDFIFNVTRGGRDVFQLLQPIPYYFICGRGYCLKGMKLAVNVLPQPPPSTPTVPIISTSTANTLIESNAFTAIATTILTAFIFKALYFD; encoded by the exons atggggCTAAGAACTATTTGGACattattgatgatgatgatgatgatgatggtgatgatagTGATTGAAGTAGAATCAAGTCTTCACAGAGTAGGTGGCGGAAAATACAATTGGAAACCCGATGTTAACTTCTCCGATTGGGCCAACCACCAACGCTTCTATTCCGGCGACTGGCTCT ATTTTGGGTTCGATCGGACCCGTCACAACATCCTCCAAGTAAACAAGAGTAGCTACGAGCAGTGCATcgataatgattttatattcaaCGTGACAAGAGGAGGACGAGATGTGTTTCAACTTCTTCAACCAATACCTTATTACTTTATTTGCGGTAGAGGTTATTGCCTCAAGGGAATGAAGCTCGCGGTTAACGTCCTTCCTCAACCGCCGCCTTCAACTCCGACCGTTCCCATCATTTCCACCTCAACCGCCAACACTCTCATAGAGTCAAACGCTTTCACCGCTATTGCTACCACCATTCTCACCGCTTTCATTTTTAAAGCTTTATATTTCGACTAG